The Haloplanus sp. GDY1 genomic sequence CCGTCGACGGCAGCAGCAGCGTGCGTTCATGCAGACCCTCGACGACGAGGAACTTGAGGAGATCGCGACCGCGCCGGACTGGTATAAGCTCGGGCCGTACTTCGCCCGGGGCCTCCAGTTTGGCGTCGACATCCGGTCGCGTGAACGCTTGGATTACCTGGCCGAACAGGAGCAACAGCGCCGGCGTCGCGAACGGCAGGCCGAGGCGAAGGAGGAGCAGTCGTCCGCGGAGTTCGAGCCATTCCGCGTTGTTCGGCGGTGACAAGGGCTGTGATTAATATTAATGTCAAACATATAGAATCAGATATTCTTTCCAACACACCGACGATGTAACCCAATCAAATGATAGTTATTTTCTGATATATCAGAAAGGTTCCAAACTACTTATACACATAGTCATACTAAGACCGGTTAGTCATGCCAACGCAGCGGAATAAGTCGGCCGCGCGGAAACTGGCCGAAGAGACGGGTGAACCGATCGAGAAGTTCACGCCATCCGAGGGTGTAGAGATGCCGGATCCTGACGATCTTGAGTCGGTCCCCGAGGACGAACGCTAAGTCTTTCTGCCGAATCTCACCTGAAGTCGTGCCATCGCTCGAATTGTCCGATATAGCGGTCAGCATGGGTTCGTAGAAACTGCTCGCAGTAGCGTGGTGCTTCGTTCAGTGTGACCTCAGGGAAGCCATGCTTGACGTCCTCTTTCCGCCCATTGCGATATATGTCGAGGTGTAGTCGCTCGGTGGTAATGTCGTGCCCCCAGTTAGTCCGTGGATGATGGTCGAATCCCGCCACCTGCCGCCAGTCGTAGTTTAAGTACGGATCCGAAGCCGCATTATATTCGAGTTGAACGCGAAACCAGCGGACAGCCCCCTCCTGAATGCCGATCTCCGTCCGGATCTGGGAGTCTGGGTACGTGACGAAGTCGGTGTAGTCCGTGTCCGGGTTGTTTCTTCGGGGGTCGGCGTCTGTCATCTGTTCTATCATCTGCCGAGACGGGTCGGCAAGAAAAGCGTGCCGGACGTGTATCAAATAGACGATGGGAGATGACAGGTCTACTCGTCGATCCCGAGGGTCATCCCCTGTTTCGCGATTGACACTGCGGCACCACTATCGCGGTCGACGACATCCACAGGGCACGATGAGGCCGTATAGCGGAACACGGCACCGAACCCCGGGAGCTCGCCGCGCTCACCGCAGGCGTGACACGTCCGCGTCGTCCCGTCCAGCGGCGTCCATCGGATCGGGATGCCGGCGGCGGCGGCGTCAACGAGGCGGGCCTGAACGAGCGTCACGATCCAGGGGCTCCAGGCCAACCACTCGGCGTCGCGAAGTGCCCACAGCGTCGGGAGGTCGTGACCGAGGTCCTCCAGGACGAGCACCGGCGCCGTGTGGTCGCGGGCATACTCGAAGACAGCCGGGACCGCCCCATCGACCATGCTCCGGAGCTCCCGCCAGTAGCTCGCGACGACCTCCGCCTCGACGGCGTCGGCAACGGGCGCGCCGGATCGGAGCACGCGGATCGTCTCGACGAGCGCGTCGACAGTACTCCCGAGGCCGTCGCCGCTGATCATCCGCGCCTCACTCGGCGCCGTCCCGGGCGTCGCGACGGCATACAGCGGGTCCTCGCCCACGTCGACACCGATGGGTGTCGTCGCCGGCGGGAGCGCGGACGCAGTCGCCTCGGCGCGCAGGCGGCTACTCATCGGCGTCCTCCAGGCCGTCGGGAAAGCACCGCCGACACGGCGTGTAGTGGCTCTTGATCACCGCGCGCTCCTTCAGGTAGGGATTGCGCCCCTGCTGGCCGCACGCCGTCAGGTGCTCACCCTCCAGCGTCTCGTGAACGCGGTGGTAGACCCGACCACCATGGCCGCCGAAGGTGAGCACGACCGCCGGCGGGTCGCCCTCGAAGCGCTCGGGATCGACGTCGACGACGCTCATCGGATGCCCTCCGCGCGTTCGTGATTCGCCTTCGCGCCGGCCAGGGCGAGCGCCACCCGTGCCCGCGGGATCCCCGAGGCCAGCTCCCCGGCGAGGGTCCACTCGTCGCGTTCGGTGCGGGTGCGGGTCGTCACGAGTCGGCCTCCTGGCTGCCACGCTGGGGTTGCTGGCGCCGATACCGAAGACACAGCTCCTCGACCGTGTCGCGAGCGTCGAGCAGCTCCCGGAGTTCGTCGGCAGTGACCGCGTTGTAGTCGACGTGATCGAACGCGACGAGGGCCTCGGAAAGCTCGTCGGCGATCGCCCGCGGCGACGAGGCGGTGCCCTCGTCCGGTGCCGTGAGGTCACCCATCGTCGACGGCCTCCAGGAGGGCGGCGTGCAGCGCCGCGGCGCCGTCGTGGGTGAGTTCGACCGTCGCCTGGTAGTCGTCGCCCTTCACGCGGAGCGTGGCGTGGGTCTCGATGCCGGCGAGAGGCTGGCGGTCGGGCGTGTCCACGTACAGCGTGGCGTCATCCTGGGCCGACATCGACACGCGGCCGTCAGTGATCCCGACCATCGTGTCGACGGCCTCGATCGTCGTCGGGCGCGTCATCGGTCGCCCTCCTCGCCGGCGCTGGCCGGCGACTCGAAGCCCTCACGGTAGCAGGGCCAGCATGGCAGGCCAATCCCATCGTTCCAGTCGCCGCAGTCGCAGTCGTCGGGACGACCGTCCTCCTCGTCGAGGATCTCGCCCTCGTCGCCGGCCTCGATGATCCCGCCGTCGGCGACGACGCGCTCGGCAGGCGTGGCCACGGCCTCGATCTCGCAGTCCGAACACCGGATGGCGTCTTCGCGAGTGACAGGTGCCTCGGCACAGAACTCGCGGCCGTGTTCGCACGCCCACCGAACGGGGCCGTCGACGTGGGCGCCGAGCTGATCGTCGACCGCGTCGGGGTCGGCCGCCGTGGGGATCGCTTCGGCGCCGATTGCGAAGGCCACGCGACGGACGTGCTTACAGCCGCCCTCGGGATCGCGGTGCTCCGCGTCGGGACAGGTGCAACTGCCGTCACGGGCATCGACGCAGTACTGCGAGCCGCTCTCAGAAATGATGACGTACAGGTCGTCGGCGCCGGCTGCCTCGTCGATGTCGTCGAGGACGGTGAGGTACTGCTTGAGGGCGCGGCGCGTGCGCTGCTCCAGGTCGGTACGGTCTGTCGTGAGGTCACGTTCAAGTGACCCGGAAACATCGGTTGACATGGCTGCTCTCTGGCGAGACAGCCCCGCTCGGGTGCTCCAACACCCGGGCACTTCTCTGAGAAGAAGCACCCCAAGGAACGGGCTCTGTCTACACTACCGTATACGGTAGTCTTTATCATAAGTCTACTGGATGTGGTAGGCTACCAAGTACGGTTTTACAAGCATGGGTTACCACAAGCAGTAATATGGCGGCTCAAGCAACCGAACACATGGCCGACAACCGGCGGGCGCTCCTCACCGAGCGCGAGCGCGAGATCTTGGAGAACAACGGCGAGGACGTCACCGAGAAGTACTACGGCGTCGTCGTCTCGCGGGTCAGAAACAAGATCGAGCTGCTGGAGAGGGACCTCCCCGCGCTCGACACCCACGACACGCTCGGCGACGAACTCCGCGAGGTGGTGTGCGACAACGCCGACGAGGAATGACGCCATGCCTTCGAACGTCATAATTGAGAACGTAATACTGGCAGCGAGGTGGATTGGATGGATTCTTCTCGGCGGAATCGTTCACGAACTCTGGCATTTCGTCTTTGGTAAAATATTCGGCGGAGGGACGTTCTATAGTCGGTATACGTTCGGCCTCTATCCGACTCAGGTAGACTTTAAAACGCCGAAGGCGATGACGGATTGGCAGGTTCGAGTCACGGGCATCGTCGGGATGATTTTCTGGATACCGCTGTTTGCTGGCTTGTGGTTACACATCCCGTGGCTGATTCTGTTGGGTATGGGTGGAGGACTGACGATCAGTGCGAGCGATATGAACGCCATCCACCACCCAGAAGCTTGGAAGAAACTGACCGCGGATGAGTCCGTTACGTTGGCCGACTTCGAATCCAAGGAGAGAGGTATTTTCCGACCTCTCCGAGGATTTCTTAGAAGATGATCGACGCCTATCGACGAGAAGTGTCCGCGTCGGTGGTTTACTCGGTTTCCCCGTTTTCGTCCTCGTCGATGCTGCTGTACGGATCAACACCCAGCATCGCCGCGGTCGCGTTCTTCGGATCGAACATCCCTGCCGGACCTCTATCGATGGATCTGCTACCCCCAGTTTCGCGCGTCCCATGCTTTCGGACGTGGGCGGCGATCTCCTCGGCCGGTCGTACGTCCTGCTCCAGCGCCACCCGTATCTCGGTCTCAGTCAGAGGCGTGTCATCCTTGATTAGCCCCTTAATGCGGTCGGTGATCCCTTCCGGATCCTCGATCGGGACCTGGACGTCCCCGACCTCGGCCTCGGGAAAGAGCCGTTGCACGCCCCGTTTCACGCCTTGTTCAACAATTGTCTCGATCGTCGACGGGCTCACACGGAAGGCGAACGCAACGAGTTCGGCGAGCGCTTGCTCAACCTCCGGATCAAGCATGGGCTCGTGTGAGACGCCGGCATCGAGCTGGTACACTGATTGTGTCACTGCCTCGCCATCCTCGTCAACATACTCACGAAGTAGGTCGAGGTCGCGATCCTCGAAGTACTCCGGATCGGACAAGTATCGGAAGTCGAGAAGCCCGTTTCGGACGCGGTTCCGAATCCGCGAGCGGGCATTCCGTTCAGATTGTGATTTCGGGTCAATGCTGCTCTCGCCAGCGAGATACTCCCGGTCGCCTTGCGTCAGGATCCCCCGGTCTCTATCGACAACCATATCTAAATCCGATTATGCCGACGCACATAATGATTATGTCCAAGGGGGCCTAATAGGGGTATATGACGGCGCAGGAGTACACGACCATTTCCGTCGACCCCGCGCTTCGGGACGAACTCCGTTCCCTGAAGCGCGGGCAGGAGCGGTATTCGGACGTACTGGAGCGCCTACTGCAGGAGCACAAGGATGACTCTCATGACTGTTGAACTGAACGCCGCGGCAGGGACGGGACCCAAACCAGCCCTGTTCGCGGCGAACTACACCAACGACGACGCCGGGCGGGCCTCGTCGCGTCGACCTACGGGTTGGTGCGACAAGGACTTTTCGGCGCCGTCCGGCTTTCGCCGGGCCGCAACCGGCGCCACCGATGAGCGCTGAACACGAAACTACCACGATCGACACGGACTGGTCGAGCAGTTGGATCGATATGTACAACCACCTCGACTGTCCGACGAGTATAGAACTCGAGGACGTTGTCACTACCGACGAGGCTGATCCTTACGCCTGCAAGCACGCGATGGGGGTGAGCTCGTAGATGCCGACCGATGCTACGATCACGCCGCTACCCGATGCCAAGGAGTGTGGCTATCCCGAGTGCGGGGCCACCGCCCTCCTTGCCCGCGTCGAGCCTGACGACGTCGACGAAACGCCTATCCTCTGTCCGACCCACCGCGTCACTTTCCTTCGGGAGGTGCACGAGGCGTGAGCGGGACCGCGCGCCACAGCTACCGGGTCCGGATCGCCGGCACCGCCGACGGCGGGAGCCGCATCCCCGACCTGACGCCGCGGGAGGCCCTCGAACGGTGGCTCGGGAAGCTCCGCGTCGACCGCGCCGAGTCGACGGTCTCCTCGTACGCCTACCGGCTCAAACTGTTCGTCGACTGGACCGAACACGAGGGCATCGACTCGATCAGTGACCTGACCGGGTGGGATATCGAGTCCTACGAGACCCACCGGCGCAACCAGGGAATCGAGCCGCTGACGCTGAAGCGGGAACTGGAGACACTGGCGAACTTCCTCGAGTACTGTGCGAACATCGAACTCGTCGACGATGCGCTCCCGGAGAAGGTGACGCCGCCGAAGGTGCCTCGGGACGCCCACGTCGACGAGTCGATGCTGGAGCCCGAGGTCGCCGAGGCGCTCCTTCAGCACTACCGCACTCACCCCGAGAAGCGGGCGACCCGCGGCCACGCCGTCCTCGAAGTCGCGTGGCACACCGGCGCCCGCCTCGGCGCGCTGCGCGGCCTCGACGTCGACGACTACGACGCCGAGGAGCAGTACGTCGCCTTCCACCACCGGCCGCGGAAGGAAACACCGCTGAAGAACAGCACCGACGGGGAGCGCCTCGTCGGCCTCCCCGAGGCGGTGTGTGAGATCCTCGACGAGTACCTCGCTCGCGAGCGTCACGAGGCGTTCGACGACCACAACCGCCGGCCGCTGTTCGCGAGCCAACTCGGGCGGCCGACGACGAACACGCTCCGGATCTGGATGTACCTCGCGACGGTCCCGTGCCACTACACCGAGTGTCCGCACGGTCGGGAACGCGAGACGTGCGAGTTCGTCGACTACTCGAAGATCTCGCAGTGCCCCTCATCCCGGAGTCCCCACCAAGTGCGGACCGGCTCGATCACCTGGCAGCGCAACCGGGGCGTGCCGGTCGACGTCGTCTCGAAGCGGGTGAACAGCTCCCCAAGTGTCATCGAGGAACACTACGATAAGCCCTCGAAATTCGAGGAAATGGAGAAACGCCGGCGTCAGCACTTGGATCAGCTGGATCTGGATGCTGACACCGATAACGGAGGTGCTGACGAATGACGACCCGCATCCGCCCCAACCCATTCGCTTTCCTGACGCTCGTGAAGGAGTTGGAGCAGGCCGGCGTTCCCGCCGAGCGGAGCGAGGCGGGAAGCAGCGGACGACCGGAGGGAGTCCGACAGCGTTCGAATCCGCCCT encodes the following:
- a CDS encoding DUF7718 family protein → MTDADPRRNNPDTDYTDFVTYPDSQIRTEIGIQEGAVRWFRVQLEYNAASDPYLNYDWRQVAGFDHHPRTNWGHDITTERLHLDIYRNGRKEDVKHGFPEVTLNEAPRYCEQFLRTHADRYIGQFERWHDFR
- a CDS encoding SWIM zinc finger family protein, with product MSTDVSGSLERDLTTDRTDLEQRTRRALKQYLTVLDDIDEAAGADDLYVIISESGSQYCVDARDGSCTCPDAEHRDPEGGCKHVRRVAFAIGAEAIPTAADPDAVDDQLGAHVDGPVRWACEHGREFCAEAPVTREDAIRCSDCEIEAVATPAERVVADGGIIEAGDEGEILDEEDGRPDDCDCGDWNDGIGLPCWPCYREGFESPASAGEEGDR
- a CDS encoding tyrosine-type recombinase/integrase; amino-acid sequence: MSGTARHSYRVRIAGTADGGSRIPDLTPREALERWLGKLRVDRAESTVSSYAYRLKLFVDWTEHEGIDSISDLTGWDIESYETHRRNQGIEPLTLKRELETLANFLEYCANIELVDDALPEKVTPPKVPRDAHVDESMLEPEVAEALLQHYRTHPEKRATRGHAVLEVAWHTGARLGALRGLDVDDYDAEEQYVAFHHRPRKETPLKNSTDGERLVGLPEAVCEILDEYLARERHEAFDDHNRRPLFASQLGRPTTNTLRIWMYLATVPCHYTECPHGRERETCEFVDYSKISQCPSSRSPHQVRTGSITWQRNRGVPVDVVSKRVNSSPSVIEEHYDKPSKFEEMEKRRRQHLDQLDLDADTDNGGADE